The bacterium genome contains the following window.
CCCCGGGCCGACGCCGTGGAGCCGTCGCCGCCGGGGGCGACGGCGGCGCCGGGCGCCGCGGCACCGGCCGGGGTCGGCTCCGCGGCGGTGGCACTGGCGCCCGCAGGGTCCGTGCAGCCCGTCGGTTTCTTCCCCCACGCCTGGTACCTGGCCGTGCTCAAGGAGCGGATCTTCGCGCGCTGGGCCCCCCCGAGCGAGTTCTTCGGTGCCGGCGTCGTCGCCGCCCTCGTCTCGTTCCGGATCGACCGCGCCGGCCGGATCAGCGGCGTGGCCGTCAAGGAGAGTTCCGGTCACGCGCGCTTCGACCGCTCGGCACTGGCCGCGATCCAGGGGCTCGGCCAGGTGCCGCCGCTTCCCGAACAATACGCAGAGGAGACCCTCGATGTCGTCATCCGCTTCCAGAACGAGTAGCAGAGCGTCGATAAGAGCCCATCTGCGGCGTTGGGCTTCGCCCTTCGTCACTGCGGCGTGCACCAGCACGCCTCATTCCTCAGGGCTCGCCCGCCTTGCATCTGGACCCTTCTCGACGCTCTGCTCCGCCGGCTGCCTCAACCAAAGGAAAGACCTGCGTCGGGCGTTTTGCATCTGGACCCTTTTGATCGGTCTGCCAGGCTTGTTCCTGACCGTGCTCACCGCGGTGCTTGTCGCGATCGTCGCGGCGGCGCCGGCGGGGGCGGCCGAGGTGTGGCTCGATGTCTCCAAGGCCGCCGGCAAGAAGATCGTCCTCGCGCTGCCGCCGCTCGGCGAGCCCGAGAGCGCCGAGGCCGCGGCGCTGCGCCAGGTCCTGGAGAACGACCTGCTGACGACCGGCTACTTCGTGCTCCTGAAGCTGGACGCGCCGCAGCTGCGCCAGGCCGCGAAGGACCGCGCGCAGGGCAGGCCGGACGCCGCCGTCTGGGCGGCCTGGGGGGCCGAGCTGCTCCTGGGCGCAGAGGCGCGCCGCGACGGGAAGCTCGTGCTGCGGGCGGCGCTCACGGACGCCGGGGCCGGCACGCGCATCCTCGCCCACGAGGAGAGCGACGCACCGGGCGAGGGCGTCCGCCTCGCCCATCGCCTCGCGGACGCCGTGCTGCGGGCGCTCACTGGCACGCCAAGCCTCGCGCAGACCCGCATCGTCGCCACCTGGGCGCGCGGCACGGGACCGAAGCGCGTCGCGGTGATGGACTACGACGGGCGCAACCTGCGCGCGATCTCGCCCGAGGGGGTGCTCGCGCTCAACCCGACGTGGTTTCCCGACCGCACGCGCGTGGCCTACGTCACCTACCGCCAGGGGCGCCCGGAGATCGTGGCGCAGAACCTCACGACCGGGCAGGTGCGCAGCCTCGCGTTCTTCCCCGGGCTCAACGCCTCGCCCGCGATCTCGCCGGACGGGAGGCAACTGCTCATGGTCCTCAGCCGCGACGGCAACCCCGAGGTCTACCGCATGGCGGTGGACGGCTCGGAGCTCAAGCGCCTGACGTTCACGCCGGCGGTGGAGGCCTCGCCGGTCTGGTCGCCGGACGGGACGCAGATCGCGCTGGTCTCCGACCAGGGGGGCGGCCCGCAGATCCACCTGCTCGGCGCCAGCGGCGGGCGCATGCGGCGGGTCTCGTTCGTCGGCAACTACGCGACGTCGCCGGACTGGTCGCCGCGGGGCGACCGCATCGTCTTCACCGCGCTCGTCGAGGGCGTCTTCCAGCTCTTCCTCCTCGACCCCGCCACGGGCAACCAGGAGCAGTTCACCTTCGACCGCGAGCACAAGGAGAACCCATCCTTCGCGCCTGACGGCCGGCACGTGGTGTGCAGCGTCGGCCGGGGGGCCTCGTACCGGCTGATGGTGTACGACACGCTCGGCAGCGAGCGCTTCGCGGTGACGACCGAGAAGGGGAGCTTCACCTCGCCGGCCTGGTCGCGCTGAGGCCGCGCGCCACTTGCGTTTTGCGACGGCTGCGCTATTCTGGCCGGGGGCACGATGGCGCCGCGGGCGGCGAGCAGCGGCGGACGATAGCGGATAGTGAAGCCGACGAGCTGCACCACTCGCAGAGGAGGAGCAGGCATGAAGAAGGTCACGAGGGTCGTGGCGGCGTTGATCGCGGTTCCCGCCGCCGGGGCATTCCTTCTCGGCTGCCCGAAGAAGGCGACCCAGACCCAGGCCACACCAGAGCCCCGCGTGAGCCAGTCCGTCGTCGCGACGCGCCCGGGCGGGGCGGCGACCGAGGGCGGCGCCGCGAGCACCGGGAGCGGCGCGGGGACGGCGAAGCAGCCGCAGCAGACGGAGGACCAGCGTCTCGCCCAGCTCCTCGCCAGCCGCGGCGAGGACATCCCGATCAAGGATCAGCCGACGGTCGAGTTCGTCGAGCCCGGCCAGGATGAGAAGTCCGTCCTCAAGACCGTCTACTTCGACTACGACAAGTCGAACATCCGCCCCGAGTTCCAGACGGTGCTCGAGGGCGTCGCCCGGTGGATGACGAAGATGCCCGAGCGCCAGGTCCTGATCGAGGGACACTGCGACGAGCGGGGCACGGACGAGTACAACCTCGCCCTCGGCGAGCGGCGGGCCCTGGCGGTGCGCCGCTACCTCGTCGCCCTCGGCGTGCCGGCCGAGCGCCTGCACACGATCAGCTACGGCGAGGAGAAGCCCGCCGACCCCGGCCACGACGAGACGGCGTGGGCGAAGAACCGGCGCGCCGAGTTCAAGGTCTCCGCCAAGTAAGGCCGGCGCGACCCGTGAGCGCTCGGACGCGGGCCGCCCGATGCGCGGCGACGGCGGCGGGCGCCGTCGTCCTCGTCGTCGGCGGCGCGTGCGCGCCCGTGCGTGACCAGACCGCGCGCCAGGACGTCGAGTCGCTCCAGTCGAGCGTCCAGCAGATCGAGTCCGCCCTGCAGGCCCGCCAGGCGGGCGTCTACGAGCAGATCCGCGAGCTGCGCGAGGATCAGGCGCGGCTCGAGCGGCTGATTGAGGAGAACACGCGCCAGGGCCGGGCCGCGGCGCAGCAGCTCGAGGCGCTGCGCCAGAAGACGGGCGAGGACTTCCAGAAGCGCGACCAGGCCCAGCGCGAGGCGGCGCAGGCCGGGGCCGAGCGGCTCGGCCGCATCGAGGCCCGGCTCGACGCGCTCCAGAAGGGCCTGCTGACCGTGAACGACAACCTCGTGGCGATGAGCGAGTTCGAGAAGAAGCAGGAGGAGCGGCTCGCGAAGGTCCAGGAGCAGTTCCAGGGGCAGCTCAAGGTGGTCGTCGAGGAGGTGGGCCGCGAGAACCAGGACCTCTCCCGCGGACTGGCCTCGGCTCGCGCGGACCTCGAGGCCACCCGGCAGGAGACTGCCGCGGTGCGCCAGGGGCTGGTCGAGCTGCAGCGTCCTATGCAGGAGCTCGCCGAGCAGCTCGCGGCCGTGCAGACGCAGATCCAGGACCTCGGGCGGCGCGTGGAGTCGCAACGCAAGGCGGCGCCGGCGCGCGGCGGGTCGACGCACACCGTGCGCGCCGGCGAGACGCTGACCGCCATCGCCGCGCGCTACGGGGTGACCGTCAAGGCCCTGCGCGACAAGAACCAGCTCTCCGACGCCGACAGCTTGCGCGAGGGGCAGAAGCTCGCGATCCCCGAGCCCTAGCGCGGTGGACGCGGTGCGGTCGAGAGCGACGACGGCCGCCGTCCTGCTCGCGCTGCTGTCGTTGACACCGGCGGCCACGCCGGCGGCGGAGCGCCTGGCCGTGCTGCCCTGGACCAGCTCCGGCCCGCCGGCCCCGCAGCTGGCGTGGATCGGGGAGGACCTGCCGTCCTACTTCGGCCTGATCCTCTCCGCGCAGGCGGGGATCGAGCTCCTCCCCAGGGACCAGGCGGCTGCGGTCGCGGCCGGGTGGGGCCCGCTGGATGCCCCCCCCGGCGCGGAGGCGGTGAAACTGCTCGCCGCCGCCGGCGCGCGCCCCGCGGTCGCGGCGTCGTTCCAGGCGCAGGCGGGCTCCGTCCGCGTCCAGGCCGACCTCTACCCCGACGCCCCGGGCGCCGCCGCCCCGCTGCACTTCTCGCTCAACGGCAAGATGGCGCAGCTGCCGGCGCTCGTCTCCTCGCTCGCGGAGGTCGTGGGCGAGGCGCTCACGGGCCGGTTCGCGCGGGTGCTGCGGCCGCCGCTGCCGGCGCCCCCGGAGTTCCTCGTCACGCGCGTCGAGCCGTCCTTCGGGCCGCGCGACCCCGGCGAGAACCTGACGCAGAGCGAGACCTTCCTGCGCACCGCGCTGAAGATCGACCCGAACAACGCGGACGCCTACGGCCAGCTCGGGACGCTCTACGCCCGCTACGGGATGACCGAGAAGGCGCTCGAGAGCTTCACGACGGCCGTGGAACTCAGCCCGAACACCGCCCGCCTGCACTGGAACCTCGGGACCGTGCACTACCAGCAGGGCAAGCTCGAGGAGGCGCTCACCGAGTTCCTCCAGTCGACCGTCATCGACGAGACGTTCGTCGACGGCTTCGTCGCGCTCGGCGCGCTGCACCGGCGCCTCGGGGACCTCGAGGCCAGCCAGGCCGCGCTCGAGCGGGCGGTCAAGGCCGGGCCGGCCAACGCGCCCGCCCACGTCGCGCTCGGCGTGAACGCCTGGCTCGCCAGGGACGCCGCGACCGCGCGCGCCCTCTTCGAGAAGGCGCGGGCCCTCGACCCGCGCTCCGCGGCCGCGTCGGCGGACCTCGCGCTGCTGGCCTGGTCCGAGGGGAACGCCGATGTCGCCCGCAAGGAGCTCGAGCGCGCCCTCGCCGCCGAGCCCTCGCACCCGGAGGCGCTCAACAACCTCGGGATCCTCGAGGGCGAGCGCGGCTCGACCGACGCCGCGGCGGAGCGCTTCAAGGCCGCCCTCGACGCGGGCGCCCCGCGGGCCGCGGTGCTGGCCAACCTCGCGGGCCTGCAGGTCCAGGCCGGCCGCGTCACGGAGGCCGAGGCGACGTTCCAGCGCGTGCTCGACATCGCGCCCGAGAGCGTCGCGGCGCGCACCGGCATGGGGTACATCCGCCTGCTGCGGGGCCGCCTGGCCGAGTCGGTCGAGGCGCTCGCCGGCATCCGCGAGGACTCGCCCGCCGCGGCGCTGGCCTCCTACGACCTGGCGCTGGCCCACCAGCTCGGGCGCAACAGCCAGCAGGCGCTCGTGCACTACCTGCGCGCCCTGCAGAACCGGCGCGACCTGACGCCGGCGCACGTGAACCTGGGGATCCTCTTCGAGGCCATGGGCCGCCCGGAGAAGGCGCTCACCGAGTACCTCAAGGCGCTGAGCGCGGCGACGGTGGCCCCGGAGCTCTACACCTACCTCGGGCAGGTCTACGCCCAGCGCGGCTACCTCGACATGGCCGAGGAGACGATCCGCAAGAGCACGCTCGTCGACCCGGCCCTGCCGGCGCCGTGGTTCACGCTGGCATCGGGCCTCGAGGCGCGCGACCGGGCCCAGGCAGCCGCCGCGTGGCGCCAGTTCCTCGACGCGGTGCGTCGCGACCGCAACCGCGCGTTCTGGGTCCCGATCGCCGAGCGCCGCCTCGCCGCGCTTGAGGGAGGGAAGCCGTGATGGGCCTGACCGGCAACGGGTTCCCGCCCTGCAATGCGTGCTCGGCGGCGCGTCCGTAGGGGGCGCTGCCCCCTGACGGCGCGGCTTCGCCGCTGTCACCCCCTCCAGCGACGGACCACCCTCGGCGCACCCCCGCTCACTCTGCCGTCGCTTCCGTAGGGGGCTCCGCCCCCTGACGGCGCGGCTTCGCCGCTGTCACCCCCGACGGGGACCCGATGTGCGTGCATCGGTTGAAATACCGGGTGCGATGGCGTATTCTTCTGTAACCACTCAGCGAGGAGGGCGACAATGGCGAAGGCGAAGAAGGCGACGCTGGTGTGCAGGCCCTGCGGCACGCGGGTCATGGTCTCCGATCTCGGCGCTGCCGTCGTCGAGTGCTACGAATGCGGCGTGGAGCTGGTGCCCTCGAAGAAAGCCCCGAAGAAGGCGCTGACGGCGCCGAAGACCCGCAAGCCGGCCGCGAGAAAGGCCGCGCCGAAGAAGGCCGCAGCGCGGAAGCCGGCGGCGAAGAAGGCAGCGACGAAGAAGTAGCGCGCCGGCCCCGCCGACCGTCCCCCGCCGCTCCCGCAGCTCTGGGGAGGGCGGGGGTTTTCGTCGGCGCGGCCGGATGCACGAAAGGACCGCGACGACCATGGCCGAACCGTTCCTCCCCAAGTGGATCGCCTGGGAGGTCACCCAGCGCTGCAACCTGCGGTGCATCCACTGCCGCTGCTCGGCGGAGCTGACCTCCGCGCAGGGCGACTTCACCACCGCAGAGGCCCTCGGGCTGCTCGACCAGATCGCGGAGCTGTCCAAGCCCGTCGTCGTGCTCTCCGGCGGCGAGCCGCTGCTGCGCCCCGACGTCTTCGACATCGCGCGGCGCGGCACCGAGCTGGGGCTGCGCATGTGCATGGCGACCAACGGCACGCTCATCGACGACGCGGTCTGCGAGAAGATGAAGGCGGCGCAGCTGCGCATGGTCTCGCTCTCGCTGGACGGCTCGACCGCGGCGATCCATGACGACTTCCGTTCGATGCCGGGCGCCTTCGACGGCACGCTGCGCGGCGCGGCGTTCCTCAAGAAGCACGGGATCCCGTTCCTCGTCAACTCCTCGTTCACCAAGCGCAACCAGCACGACATCGCGAACGTGATGCGGCTGGCCAAGAGCCTCGGCGCGACGGCCTGGTACATGTTCATGATCGTCCCGACCGGCCGCGGCGAGGACATCATGAGCGAGCTGATCTCCAAGGAGGACTACGAGGAGATCCTCAAGTGGCACTACGAGATGGAGAAGAACGAGAGCGAGCTGCTCGTGCGCCCGACCTGCGCGCCGCACTACTACCGCGTGGTGCCGCAGATGGCCAAGGCCGAGGGCGTGAAGTTCCAGCGCCGCTCCCTGACCTTCTCCACCGGCGGCGGCAAGGGCTGCATCGCCGCCCAGAGCATCTGCCTGATCGACGCCTTCGGCGACGTCAAGCCCTGCTCGTACTTCCCGGTCTCGGCCGGCAACGTCAAGCAGACCCCCTTCCGCGAGATCTGGGAGAAGTCGCCGCTCTTCCTGGAACTGCGCGACTTCAAGGGCTACAAGGGCAAGTGCGGCGTCTGCGAGTACCTCAACGTCTGCGGCGGCTGCCGCGCACGCGCCTATGCCATGAGCGGCGACTACCTCGAGGAGGAGCCGTTCTGCACGTACACCCCGATCCGCATGATGAGGAACCTGGGATGAAGAAGCCCGCCGGAAAGACGACCCCGAAACACGATTTCCTGGAGGCCTGCCGCGGCCGCGCCGTGCGCCGCACGCCGGTCTGGATCATGCGCCAGGCCGGGCGGTACCAGCCGGAGTACCGCGCCATCCGCAAGAAGCACACGTTCATGCAGATGTGCAAGACGCCGGAGCTGGCGGCGCGGGTCACGCTGCTGCCGGTGGAGCAGCTCGGCGTCGACGCGGCGATCCTGTTCTCCGACATCCTCATCCCCGTCGAGGCGATGGGGGTGCCGGTCGAGTTCACCGAGAAGAAGGGCCCGGTGCTCGCGCGGCCGGTGCGCACCGCGCGCGACGTGGCGCGGCTGCGCGTGCCGGACCCGGCCGGGGAGATGCCGTTCGTCATGGAGGCGGTGCGGCTGATCCGCCGCGGGCTCGCCGGGAAGGTGCCGCTCATCGGTTTCTGCGGCGCCCCCTGGACGCTCGCCTCGTACATGGTCGAGGGCGGCGGCTCGAAGAGCTACGTCGAGATCAAGAAGCTGATGTTCGGCGCGCCCGAGGTCTACCGCGCGCTCATGGACAAGATCACCGCGACGGTCGCGGACTACCTCGTCGCGCAGGTCGAGGCCGGCGCCGAGGCGATCCAGCTCTTCGACTCCTGGGCCGGCGCGCTCTCGCCCCGCGACTACCGCACGCTCGCGGCGCCCTGGTCGGCGCGGATCATCCGGGCGGTGAAGAAGACGGGGGTGCCGGTGATCCACTTCGTGTACGACGGCGGCGGCGTGCTCGAGCAGGTGCGCGACACCGGCGCGGACG
Protein-coding sequences here:
- a CDS encoding energy transducer TonB, with the translated sequence PRADAVEPSPPGATAAPGAAAPAGVGSAAVALAPAGSVQPVGFFPHAWYLAVLKERIFARWAPPSEFFGAGVVAALVSFRIDRAGRISGVAVKESSGHARFDRSALAAIQGLGQVPPLPEQYAEETLDVVIRFQNE
- the pal gene encoding peptidoglycan-associated lipoprotein Pal; this translates as MKKVTRVVAALIAVPAAGAFLLGCPKKATQTQATPEPRVSQSVVATRPGGAATEGGAASTGSGAGTAKQPQQTEDQRLAQLLASRGEDIPIKDQPTVEFVEPGQDEKSVLKTVYFDYDKSNIRPEFQTVLEGVARWMTKMPERQVLIEGHCDERGTDEYNLALGERRALAVRRYLVALGVPAERLHTISYGEEKPADPGHDETAWAKNRRAEFKVSAK
- a CDS encoding LysM peptidoglycan-binding domain-containing protein → MSARTRAARCAATAAGAVVLVVGGACAPVRDQTARQDVESLQSSVQQIESALQARQAGVYEQIRELREDQARLERLIEENTRQGRAAAQQLEALRQKTGEDFQKRDQAQREAAQAGAERLGRIEARLDALQKGLLTVNDNLVAMSEFEKKQEERLAKVQEQFQGQLKVVVEEVGRENQDLSRGLASARADLEATRQETAAVRQGLVELQRPMQELAEQLAAVQTQIQDLGRRVESQRKAAPARGGSTHTVRAGETLTAIAARYGVTVKALRDKNQLSDADSLREGQKLAIPEP
- a CDS encoding tetratricopeptide repeat protein, coding for MRSRATTAAVLLALLSLTPAATPAAERLAVLPWTSSGPPAPQLAWIGEDLPSYFGLILSAQAGIELLPRDQAAAVAAGWGPLDAPPGAEAVKLLAAAGARPAVAASFQAQAGSVRVQADLYPDAPGAAAPLHFSLNGKMAQLPALVSSLAEVVGEALTGRFARVLRPPLPAPPEFLVTRVEPSFGPRDPGENLTQSETFLRTALKIDPNNADAYGQLGTLYARYGMTEKALESFTTAVELSPNTARLHWNLGTVHYQQGKLEEALTEFLQSTVIDETFVDGFVALGALHRRLGDLEASQAALERAVKAGPANAPAHVALGVNAWLARDAATARALFEKARALDPRSAAASADLALLAWSEGNADVARKELERALAAEPSHPEALNNLGILEGERGSTDAAAERFKAALDAGAPRAAVLANLAGLQVQAGRVTEAEATFQRVLDIAPESVAARTGMGYIRLLRGRLAESVEALAGIREDSPAAALASYDLALAHQLGRNSQQALVHYLRALQNRRDLTPAHVNLGILFEAMGRPEKALTEYLKALSAATVAPELYTYLGQVYAQRGYLDMAEETIRKSTLVDPALPAPWFTLASGLEARDRAQAAAAWRQFLDAVRRDRNRAFWVPIAERRLAALEGGKP
- a CDS encoding radical SAM protein, producing the protein MAEPFLPKWIAWEVTQRCNLRCIHCRCSAELTSAQGDFTTAEALGLLDQIAELSKPVVVLSGGEPLLRPDVFDIARRGTELGLRMCMATNGTLIDDAVCEKMKAAQLRMVSLSLDGSTAAIHDDFRSMPGAFDGTLRGAAFLKKHGIPFLVNSSFTKRNQHDIANVMRLAKSLGATAWYMFMIVPTGRGEDIMSELISKEDYEEILKWHYEMEKNESELLVRPTCAPHYYRVVPQMAKAEGVKFQRRSLTFSTGGGKGCIAAQSICLIDAFGDVKPCSYFPVSAGNVKQTPFREIWEKSPLFLELRDFKGYKGKCGVCEYLNVCGGCRARAYAMSGDYLEEEPFCTYTPIRMMRNLG
- the hemE gene encoding uroporphyrinogen decarboxylase, which encodes MKKPAGKTTPKHDFLEACRGRAVRRTPVWIMRQAGRYQPEYRAIRKKHTFMQMCKTPELAARVTLLPVEQLGVDAAILFSDILIPVEAMGVPVEFTEKKGPVLARPVRTARDVARLRVPDPAGEMPFVMEAVRLIRRGLAGKVPLIGFCGAPWTLASYMVEGGGSKSYVEIKKLMFGAPEVYRALMDKITATVADYLVAQVEAGAEAIQLFDSWAGALSPRDYRTLAAPWSARIIRAVKKTGVPVIHFVYDGGGVLEQVRDTGADVVGLDWRVDIDVARKRLGAKTAVQGNLDPCSLFLPERQLRARVREVLRANAGQPGHVFNLGHGILPQCSVRAARVLVDEVHKFKL